The sequence below is a genomic window from Microbacterium sp. cx-55.
CTCCGGCGACCCGCCGTGAATCACTGCTCTGGGACATCCATCCTCCGTGAGGCTTCGGGTGCTGCACGTGATCAGGCGCGCCGGAACGCGCGCCGTTTCGGTTGATTGTGGAGGTTATTGGCATGCTGTGTCTACCTTTGAAGATCAAATCCTCGTTACAGTGAGGTCACCCGCGTGGCACCGCCGTGCGAAAAGGTAGGTTCGCCCGACGTCGTCGGGCCGATGAGAGGACGACGGATGCCGGGCAATCTCTCCGTGACCGAACTGGACGCCGCGATCACCGCGGGCGAGATCGACACCGTCATCGTCGCCGTGCCCGATGCGCAGGGCCGCCTCGTCGGCAAGCGCGTGTCGGCACGGATGTGGCGGGACGTCGTGCTGCCCGAGGGTGCCGAGGCCTGCAACTACCTGCTGTCGGTGGACGTCGACCTGAACACGGTCGACGGCTACGCCATGTCGAGCTGGGAGACCGGGTACGGCGACATGGTGCTCGCGCCCGACCTCGACACGCTCCGCCGCATTCCCTGGCAGCCGGGCACCGCCCTCGTGATGAGCGACCTGCGCGCCGCGGACGGGCGGGATGTCGCCCCCTCGCCGCGCAGCATCCTGAATCGTCAACGCGCACGCCTGGCGGAGCGCGACCTCGTCGCGTTCGCGGCCACGGAGCTCGAATTCATCGTCTTCGACGACACCTTCCGCGAAGCCTGGCGGAAGGGCTACCGGGATCTCGCCACCTCGACCGACTACAACGTCGACTACAACCTGCTCGCCACGACCCGCATGGAGCCGCTGCTGCGCGATATCCGCAACGGGATGGACGGCGCGGGGATGTACTGCGAGGGCGTGAAGGGCGAGTGCAACTTCGGCCAGCAGGAGATCGGATTCCGCTACAGCGAGGCGCTCGATACCGCCGACGACCACACGATCTACAAGAACGGGGCGAAGGAGATCGCCGACGCGCACGGGAAGTCGTTGACCTTCATGGCCAAGTTCAACGAGCGCGAGGGCAACAGCTGCCACATCCACCTGTCGGTGCGCTCGAGCGACGGCGAACCGGTCATGTCGGGCGACGGCGAGCACGGCTTCAGCCCCCTCATGGAGAACTGGATCGCGGGCGTGCTCGCCACGCTCCGGGAGTTCACCCTGCTGTACGCGCCCACGATCAACTCCTACAAGCGCTACGCGAAGGGCTCGTTCGCTCCCACCGGGGTCGCGTGGGGCATCGACAACCGCACGTGCGCCCTGCGCGTGGTCGGCCACGGTCAGGGCCTCCGCGTCGAGAACCGCGTGCCCGGCGGTGATGTGAACCCATACCTGGCGATCTCCGCGATCATCGCCGGCGGGCTGTACGGGATCGAGAACGAACTCGCCCTGCCCGACCCGATGACGGGCAACGCCTACACCTCCGGCGTCGACACCCTGCCGACCACGCTCCGCGAGGCCGCCGCGCTGTTCTCCGAGTCGACGATCGCCCGTGCCGCCTTCGGCGACGACGTGGTCGAGCATTATCTGAACCAGGCGCGCATCGAGGTGGAAGCCTTCGACGCGGCCGTAACCGACTGGGAGCGCGTGCGTGGCTTCGAACGACTCTGACCGCGTGCCCGTCGTGGGCCTGAGTACGTACCTCGAGCGGGCGAAGCAGGGCGTGTGGGACGTGCGGGCGGCGTTCCTTCCGCAGCAGTACTTCGACGCGGTGACCGCCTCGGGCGGGGCGGCGGTCCTCCTTCCGCCGCAGCCCAACCCGGAACCCTCCGCCGAAACAGTGCTCGACGGTCTCGATGGGCTGATCCTCACGGGCGGTCTCGACGTGCAACCCGAGCTCTACGGCGCCGAGCGGCATCCGCTCACCGACCCCGCGCGCGCAGACCGCGATGCCTGGGAACTGGCGCTCCTGCGCGGCGCACGTCGACGCGGCATCCCCGTCTTCGGGATCTGCCGTGGCCTGCAGCTCATCAACGTGGCCTTCGGGGGCAGCCTGCACCAGCACCTGCCCGACGACCTCGGCACCGAGCGCTACCGGATCGGCGGCGGCGTGTTCGCCGACAACACGGTGATCGTCGAGGACGGCACCCGGCTGGCCGGGCTCGTCGGCGCCGGCGAGTACGGCGTGCACAGCTATCACCACCAGGGCGTCGACCGCGTCGGCGAGGGACTCACCGTGACGGCGCGCACGGACGACGGCCTCGTGCAGGCATTCGAGCTGCCCGGCGACGAATACCTCGTGGCCGTGCAGTGGCACCCGGAAGAGAACTCGGCCGACCGGCGCCTGTTCCTCGGCCTCGTGGCAGCCGCATCCGCCCACCGTGCGGCGCGCGATGCCGCATCCGCCGCCGGGGCGACGACATCTGTACCGCGAGGAGTGGACGCATGAGCACCATCACCCTGATCGACCCGTCGACCGGGCGGGCATTCCAGGAGCTGCCCCGCGCGAGCGTCGAGGAGGCGGATGCGGCGATCGCTCTGGCCGTCACCGCGCAGCGTGCGTGGGCGGCGCTCGCCCCCGGCGCACGGGCCGACGCGCTGCGCGCCTTCGCCCGGGTCGTCGAGGAGCACGTCGAGGAGCTCGCACAGCTCGAGGTCCGCAACTCCGGCCACCCGATCGGGTCGGCGCGCTGGGAAGCGGGCCACGTCGCGCAGGTGCTGAACTACTACGCGGGTGCGCCGGAGCGGCTGCTCGGGGCGCAGATCCCCGTGCCCGGCGGCATCGACCTCACGTTCCACGAGCCGTACGGTGTCGTCGGCATCATCGTGCCGTGGAACTTCCCCATGACGATCGCGTCGTGGGGCTTCGCGCCGGCGCTCGCCGCCGGAAACGCGGTCGTGCTGAAACCCGCCGAGCTCACCCCGCTCACCGCGCTGCGCCTCGGCGAACTCGCCCTCGAGGCGGGCCTTCCCGAGGGGCTCTTCCAGGTCACCGCCGGATCCGGTTCAGTCGTCGGCCAGCGGTTCGTGACGCATCCGGACGTCCGCAAGGTCGTCTTCACCGGATCGACCGAGGTCGGCGTCGACGTCGCGGCCGGATGCGCCGGGATGCTGAAACCGGTCACGCTCGAACTCGGCGGCAAGAGCGCCAACATCGTGTTCGCGGATGCGGACCTCGAAAAGGCCGCCGCGGCGACCCCGGGCTCGGTCTTCGACAACGCCGGACAGGACTGCTGCGCGCGCAGCCGCATCCTGGTGCAGCGCTCGGTGTACGACCGGTTCCTGGAACTGCTCGAGCCGGCCGTCGCCGCGTGGCGGGTGGGCGACCCCTCCCGCGACGACGTCGACATGGGCCCGCTCATCTCCGCGCGCCACCGGGACGGCGTCGCATCGTTCCTCGACGAAGCCGACATCGCCTTCCGCGGCAGCGCGCCTGAGGGCGAGGGTTTCTGGTTCGCCCCGGCCGTCGTGCTCGCCGACCCCGCCGACCGGGTCGCCCGCGACGAGATCTTCGGCCCGATCGTGGCGGTGCTGCCGTTCGACGACGAAGCCGACGGCATCCGTCTCGCGAACGACACGATCTACGGCCTCGCCGGATCGATCTGGACCGAGAACCTCGGCCGCGCCGTGCGGGTCTCGCGCGCCGTGAAGAGCGGCGTGCTCTCGGTCAACTCGCACTCGTCGGTGCGGTACTGGACGCCCTTCGGCGGCATGAAGGCCTCCGGCCTCGGCCGCGAACTCGGCCCCGACGCCGCTGAGCACTTCACCGAGACGAAGAACGTGTTCTTCGCCACCGACGCGTGAGGCCCGTCCGCATCCGGGATCAGCACCCGGACCACCTGTGCGCGCGGGACGCACCGGAGATGTCATCGAAAGGAAACACCACATGGATCTGACGCAGCGACTGAAGGATCGTGTCGCGATCATCACGGGCGGGGCCAGCGGCATCGGCTTCGCCACGGCGCGCCGATTCGCCGCCGAAGGTGCCCACGTCGTGATCGCCGACCTCGACCCGGTGTCGGGTGCGCGGGCGGCCGAAGCGGTCGGCGGCACCTCCCGCACCGTCAACGTCGCCGACGAGGAATCCGTGGACGCGCTGTTCGACGGGATCGCGGCGGAGTTCGGGCGGATCGACATCGCGTTCAACAACGCCGGGATCTCCCCGGCCGACGACGACTCGATCGAGACGACCGGGCTGCCCGCGTGGGAACGCGTGCAGGACGTCAACCTCAAGAGCGTCTACCTCTGCTCCCGGGCGGCCCTGCGGTACATGGTTCCGGCCGGCAGCGGATCGATCATCAACACGGCGTCCTTCGTCGCGCTGCTCGGGTCGGCGACCTCGCAGATCTCGTACACCGCCTCGAAGGGCGGCGTGCTCGCGATGACCCGCGAGCTCGGCGTGCAGTTCGCGCGCCAGGGCATCCGGGTCAACGCCCTCTGCCCTGGACCGGTGAACACACCCCTGCTGCAGGAGCTGTTCGCCAAAGACCCGGAGCGTGCCCAGCGCCGACTCGTGCACGTGCCGATGGGGCGCTTCGCCGAGCCCGACGAACTCGCCGCCGCGGTCGCGTTCCTCGCCTCCGATGACGCATCGTTCATCACCGCGACTGCATTCGTGGTCGACGGTGGCATCACGAACGCCTACGTCACCCCGCTCTGATGCCGGGCCGCGCGTCGGGGCCGTGGGGACGGAGTCCGGCGCGCGGGTCGGGGTGTTGTGCGGCGCGGGCGGGCGTTTGTGTGGCGCGCGCGGGCGGTTTCGTCGCGTGGGGTGTGCTCACCGGCGGCGTTGTCGCCGCGCGGGATGTGCGGGCGGGCGGCGTTGTGCACATGAGAGGCTCGAACCGATGAGCGACGAGCAGGGGCTGGACCGGGTACGCCGCGCGGTGTACCGCCCCGTCGGGCGCGCGAACGCGCTCGAGAACACCGTCTCGCGCATCGTGCAGACCATCCGGATCGGGGTTGTCGCGCCCGGCGAGGCGCTCCCGCCCGAGCGCTCGCTCGCGGAGCTGTACGGAGTGAGCCGCGACACCGTGCGCGAAGCGATCCGGGAGCTGGCCGACACCGGCTGGCTCGTGCCGCGGCGCGGACGCTACGGCGGCACGTTCGTGGCCGACCCGCCGCCCCGGCCCG
It includes:
- a CDS encoding glutamine synthetase family protein, yielding MPGNLSVTELDAAITAGEIDTVIVAVPDAQGRLVGKRVSARMWRDVVLPEGAEACNYLLSVDVDLNTVDGYAMSSWETGYGDMVLAPDLDTLRRIPWQPGTALVMSDLRAADGRDVAPSPRSILNRQRARLAERDLVAFAATELEFIVFDDTFREAWRKGYRDLATSTDYNVDYNLLATTRMEPLLRDIRNGMDGAGMYCEGVKGECNFGQQEIGFRYSEALDTADDHTIYKNGAKEIADAHGKSLTFMAKFNEREGNSCHIHLSVRSSDGEPVMSGDGEHGFSPLMENWIAGVLATLREFTLLYAPTINSYKRYAKGSFAPTGVAWGIDNRTCALRVVGHGQGLRVENRVPGGDVNPYLAISAIIAGGLYGIENELALPDPMTGNAYTSGVDTLPTTLREAAALFSESTIARAAFGDDVVEHYLNQARIEVEAFDAAVTDWERVRGFERL
- a CDS encoding gamma-glutamyl-gamma-aminobutyrate hydrolase family protein, whose translation is MASNDSDRVPVVGLSTYLERAKQGVWDVRAAFLPQQYFDAVTASGGAAVLLPPQPNPEPSAETVLDGLDGLILTGGLDVQPELYGAERHPLTDPARADRDAWELALLRGARRRGIPVFGICRGLQLINVAFGGSLHQHLPDDLGTERYRIGGGVFADNTVIVEDGTRLAGLVGAGEYGVHSYHHQGVDRVGEGLTVTARTDDGLVQAFELPGDEYLVAVQWHPEENSADRRLFLGLVAAASAHRAARDAASAAGATTSVPRGVDA
- a CDS encoding aldehyde dehydrogenase family protein, with amino-acid sequence MSTITLIDPSTGRAFQELPRASVEEADAAIALAVTAQRAWAALAPGARADALRAFARVVEEHVEELAQLEVRNSGHPIGSARWEAGHVAQVLNYYAGAPERLLGAQIPVPGGIDLTFHEPYGVVGIIVPWNFPMTIASWGFAPALAAGNAVVLKPAELTPLTALRLGELALEAGLPEGLFQVTAGSGSVVGQRFVTHPDVRKVVFTGSTEVGVDVAAGCAGMLKPVTLELGGKSANIVFADADLEKAAAATPGSVFDNAGQDCCARSRILVQRSVYDRFLELLEPAVAAWRVGDPSRDDVDMGPLISARHRDGVASFLDEADIAFRGSAPEGEGFWFAPAVVLADPADRVARDEIFGPIVAVLPFDDEADGIRLANDTIYGLAGSIWTENLGRAVRVSRAVKSGVLSVNSHSSVRYWTPFGGMKASGLGRELGPDAAEHFTETKNVFFATDA
- a CDS encoding 3-oxoacyl-ACP reductase is translated as MDLTQRLKDRVAIITGGASGIGFATARRFAAEGAHVVIADLDPVSGARAAEAVGGTSRTVNVADEESVDALFDGIAAEFGRIDIAFNNAGISPADDDSIETTGLPAWERVQDVNLKSVYLCSRAALRYMVPAGSGSIINTASFVALLGSATSQISYTASKGGVLAMTRELGVQFARQGIRVNALCPGPVNTPLLQELFAKDPERAQRRLVHVPMGRFAEPDELAAAVAFLASDDASFITATAFVVDGGITNAYVTPL